A single genomic interval of Eleutherodactylus coqui strain aEleCoq1 chromosome 3, aEleCoq1.hap1, whole genome shotgun sequence harbors:
- the MRPL14 gene encoding large ribosomal subunit protein uL14m, with protein MAFLQRALSLTWRMAATQNLSLSASCAAIQKMTRVRVVDNSALGNTPYHRPPRCIHVYNKSGVGQVGDTILLAIKGQKKKAIIVGQKRPAGCMTPRFDSNNVVLIEDTGNPVGTRIKTPIPAWLRGKGAKYSKVLAIASTLL; from the exons ATGGCGTTCTTACAGCGAGCGCTGAGCCTGACCTGGAGGATGGCCGCCACACAGAACCTGAG CCTCTCTGCTTCGTGCGCCGCCATCCAGAAGATGACTCGTGTCCGTGTGGTGGATAACAGCGCCCTGGGGAACACCCCGTACCACCGGCCGCCGCGCTGCATCCACGTCTACAACAAGTCGGGGGTGGGGCAGGTCGGGGACACCATCCTCCTGGCCATTAAGGGTCAGAAGAAGAAGGCCATCATCGTGGGGCAGAAGCGGCCGGCCGGCTGCATGACGCCGCGCTTCGACTCCAATAACGTGGTGCTGATAGAGGACACTGGGAACCCTGTGGGCACCCGGATCAAGACCCCCATACCAGCCTGGCTGCGGGGGAAGGGCGCAAAGTACTCCAAAGTGCTGGCCATAGCTTCCACCTTACTGTGA